From a single Streptomyces rubradiris genomic region:
- a CDS encoding MerR family transcriptional regulator encodes MTTDTGEPILTIDELAARAGVTVRTVRFYGTKGLLPPPVIGPRRVGHYGSEHLARLALIEEMQHQGMTLAAIERHLRQLPADLGPHDLAIHRAVVASWAPDTVETVSRPELERRAGRRLTGEDLDRLAAMNVVTPDGEGDEESFRVDCGLLRLAVQLLDVPLAQETILAARTVLTGHARAAAHELSDLLREAVAERDTRDVKSLSAHMHPLVVQALLTTFQRSLREELRQWLDGADGPDEGYGAHDGDGPEGAVGADGLERAGGADDPRPSANADGTA; translated from the coding sequence ATGACGACCGACACCGGGGAGCCCATCCTGACGATCGACGAGCTGGCCGCGCGGGCGGGCGTCACGGTCCGCACGGTCCGCTTCTACGGCACCAAGGGGCTGCTGCCGCCGCCGGTGATCGGTCCGCGCCGGGTGGGCCACTACGGCAGCGAGCACCTGGCCCGGCTGGCGCTGATCGAGGAGATGCAGCACCAGGGCATGACCCTGGCCGCGATCGAGCGGCACCTGCGGCAGCTGCCGGCCGACCTCGGCCCGCACGATCTGGCGATCCACCGGGCGGTGGTCGCCTCCTGGGCGCCGGACACCGTGGAGACCGTCTCCCGCCCGGAGCTGGAGCGGCGGGCGGGGCGGCGGCTGACCGGGGAGGACCTGGACCGGCTGGCGGCGATGAACGTGGTCACACCGGACGGGGAGGGGGACGAGGAGTCCTTCCGCGTGGACTGCGGGCTGCTGCGGCTCGCCGTGCAGCTGCTGGACGTGCCGCTGGCGCAGGAGACGATCCTGGCCGCGCGGACCGTGCTGACCGGCCACGCGCGGGCGGCGGCGCACGAGTTGTCGGACCTGCTGCGCGAGGCGGTGGCCGAACGCGACACGCGGGATGTGAAGTCCCTGTCGGCCCATATGCACCCGCTCGTGGTCCAGGCGCTGCTCACCACGTTCCAGCGGTCACTGCGGGAGGAACTGCGCCAGTGGCTGGACGGAGCGGACGGCCCGGACGAAGGCTACGGCGCTCACGACGGGGACGGTCCGGAGGGAGCGGTGGGCGCGGACGGCCTTGAACGAGCCGGGGGCGCGGACGACCCCCGACCCTCTGCGAACGCCGACGGCACCGCGTGA
- a CDS encoding 3-hydroxyacyl-CoA dehydrogenase NAD-binding domain-containing protein: protein MTESTTIRWEQDDTGVVTLVLDDPDQSANTMNQAFRDSLAVITDRLEAERDSIRGVILTSAKKTFFAGGDLRDLIQVTPETAQELFDGGLAIKRDLRRIETLGKPVVAAINGAALGGGFELALACHHRIALDTPGTRIGCPEVTLGLLPGGGGVVRTVRLLGIADALLKVLLQGTQYNARRARDNGLVHEVAETREELIAKARAFIDAHPESRQPWDTPGYKIPGGTPAHPKFAANLPAFPANLRKQTNGAPYPAPRNILAAAVEGSQVDFETAQVIEARYFVELAAGQISKNMIQAFFFDLQAVNSGASRPKGVEPRQVRKVAVLGAGMMGAGIAYACARAGIDVVLKDVSPEAAAKGKGYSEKLCAKAVAKGRTSQQKADALLARITPTAETADLAGCDAVIEAVFEDTALKHKVFQEIESVVAPDALLCSNTSTLPITTLAEGVDRQADFIGLHFFSPVDKMPLVEIIKGERTGEEALARAFDLVRQINKTPIVVNDSRGFFTSRVIGHFINEGVAMVGEGVEPASVEQAAAQAGYPAKVLSLMDELTLTLPRKIRAETKRAVEEAGGTWTAHPAETVVDRMVDEFGRTGRSGGAGFYDYTEDGERAGLWPGLREHFTKPGHDIPFRDMRERMLFAEALDTVRLLEEGVLTSVADANIGSLLGIGFPGWTGGVLQYINGYEGGLPGFVARARELAERYGDRFTPPALLVAKAEQGEIFTDAR, encoded by the coding sequence ATGACCGAGAGCACCACCATCCGCTGGGAGCAGGACGACACCGGTGTCGTCACCCTCGTCCTGGACGACCCGGACCAGTCCGCGAACACCATGAACCAGGCGTTCCGCGACTCCCTCGCCGTGATCACCGACCGGCTGGAGGCCGAACGGGACTCCATCCGCGGCGTCATCCTCACCTCGGCCAAGAAGACCTTCTTCGCCGGCGGCGACCTGCGCGACCTCATCCAGGTCACCCCCGAGACCGCACAGGAACTGTTCGACGGCGGCCTCGCCATCAAGCGCGACCTGCGCCGCATCGAGACCCTCGGCAAACCGGTCGTCGCGGCGATCAACGGCGCGGCCCTCGGCGGCGGCTTCGAACTGGCCCTCGCCTGCCACCACCGGATCGCCCTGGACACCCCCGGCACCCGGATCGGCTGCCCCGAGGTCACCCTCGGGCTGCTCCCCGGCGGCGGCGGAGTGGTGCGCACCGTACGCCTGCTGGGCATCGCGGACGCCCTGCTGAAGGTGCTTCTGCAGGGCACCCAGTACAACGCCCGGCGGGCCCGGGACAACGGCCTGGTCCACGAGGTGGCCGAGACCCGCGAGGAACTGATCGCCAAGGCCCGCGCGTTCATCGACGCCCACCCCGAGTCCCGGCAGCCCTGGGACACGCCGGGCTACAAGATCCCCGGCGGCACCCCGGCCCACCCGAAGTTCGCCGCCAACCTGCCCGCCTTCCCGGCCAACCTGCGCAAGCAGACGAACGGCGCCCCCTACCCGGCCCCGCGCAACATCCTCGCCGCGGCCGTCGAGGGCTCCCAGGTCGACTTCGAGACCGCCCAGGTCATCGAGGCCCGCTACTTCGTGGAACTGGCCGCCGGACAGATCTCGAAGAACATGATCCAGGCGTTCTTCTTCGACCTCCAGGCGGTCAACTCCGGCGCTAGCCGGCCCAAGGGCGTCGAGCCCCGCCAGGTGCGCAAGGTGGCCGTCCTCGGCGCCGGCATGATGGGCGCCGGCATCGCCTACGCGTGCGCCCGCGCGGGCATCGACGTCGTCCTCAAGGACGTCTCCCCCGAAGCCGCGGCCAAGGGCAAGGGCTACTCGGAGAAGCTGTGCGCCAAGGCCGTCGCCAAGGGCCGCACCAGCCAGCAGAAGGCCGACGCGCTGCTCGCCCGGATCACCCCCACGGCGGAGACGGCCGACCTCGCGGGCTGTGACGCGGTCATCGAGGCCGTGTTCGAGGACACCGCCCTCAAGCACAAGGTGTTCCAGGAGATCGAGTCGGTCGTCGCCCCCGACGCGCTGCTGTGCTCCAACACCTCCACCCTGCCGATCACCACGCTCGCCGAGGGCGTCGACCGCCAGGCCGACTTCATCGGGCTGCACTTCTTCTCACCGGTCGACAAGATGCCGCTGGTCGAGATCATCAAGGGCGAGCGCACCGGCGAGGAGGCGCTCGCGCGCGCCTTCGACCTGGTCCGGCAGATCAACAAGACGCCGATCGTCGTCAACGACTCGCGGGGCTTCTTCACCTCCCGGGTGATCGGCCACTTCATCAACGAGGGCGTCGCCATGGTCGGCGAGGGTGTCGAGCCCGCCTCCGTGGAACAGGCCGCCGCCCAGGCCGGCTACCCCGCCAAGGTGCTCTCCCTCATGGACGAGCTGACGCTCACCCTGCCCCGCAAGATCCGGGCCGAGACCAAGAGGGCCGTGGAGGAGGCCGGCGGCACCTGGACCGCGCACCCGGCCGAGACGGTCGTCGACCGCATGGTGGACGAGTTCGGCCGCACCGGGCGCAGCGGCGGCGCCGGTTTCTACGACTACACCGAGGACGGCGAGCGGGCCGGACTCTGGCCGGGGCTGCGCGAGCACTTCACCAAGCCCGGCCACGACATCCCGTTCCGGGACATGCGGGAGCGCATGCTCTTCGCCGAGGCGCTCGACACCGTACGCCTGCTGGAGGAGGGCGTCCTGACCTCGGTCGCCGACGCCAACATCGGCTCCCTCCTCGGCATCGGCTTCCCCGGCTGGACCGGCGGTGTGCTCCAGTACATCAACGGCTACGAAGGGGGCCTGCCCGGCTTCGTCGCCCGCGCGCGCGAGCTGGCCGAGCGCTACGGCGACCGGTTCACCCCGCCCGCGCTGCTCGTGGCGAAGGCGGAGCAGGGGGAGATCTTCACCGACGCCCGCTGA
- a CDS encoding acetyl-CoA C-acetyltransferase, translating to MSTEAYVYDAIRTPRGRGKANGALHGTKPIDLVVGLIHEIRDRFPDLDPAGIDDIVLGVVSPVGDQGSDIARIAALAAGLPDTVAGVQENRFCASGLEAVNLAAAKVRAGWEDLVLAGGVESMSRVPMASDGGAWFNDPMTNLAVDFVPQGISADLIATIEGFSRRDVDEYAALSQERAATAWKENRFERSVVPVKDRNGLVVLDHDEHPRPGTTADSLAGLKPSFADIGDLGGFDAVALQRYHWVEKIDHVHHAGNSSGIVDGAALVAIGSREAGERHGLTPRARIVSAAVSGSEPTIMLTGPAPASRKALAKAGLTIDDIDLVEINEAFAAVVLRYAKDMGLSLDKINVNGGAIAFGHPLGATGAMILGTLVDELERQDKRYGLATLCVGGGMGIATVLERI from the coding sequence CGAACGGCGCCCTGCACGGCACGAAGCCCATCGACCTGGTCGTCGGCCTCATCCACGAGATCCGGGACCGCTTCCCGGACCTCGACCCGGCCGGGATCGACGACATCGTGCTCGGCGTCGTCAGCCCCGTCGGCGACCAGGGTTCCGACATCGCCCGGATCGCCGCCCTCGCCGCCGGGCTGCCGGACACCGTCGCGGGCGTCCAGGAAAACCGCTTCTGTGCCTCCGGCCTGGAGGCCGTCAACCTGGCCGCCGCCAAGGTCCGGGCCGGCTGGGAGGACCTGGTCCTGGCCGGCGGCGTCGAGTCCATGTCCCGCGTCCCGATGGCCTCGGACGGCGGCGCCTGGTTCAACGACCCGATGACCAACCTCGCCGTCGACTTCGTCCCGCAGGGCATCAGCGCCGACCTGATCGCCACCATCGAGGGCTTCTCCCGCCGCGACGTGGACGAGTACGCGGCCCTGTCCCAGGAGCGCGCCGCCACCGCCTGGAAGGAGAACCGCTTCGAACGCTCCGTGGTCCCCGTCAAGGACCGCAACGGCCTGGTCGTCCTCGACCACGACGAGCACCCGCGCCCCGGCACCACCGCCGACTCCCTCGCGGGGCTCAAGCCGTCCTTCGCGGACATCGGCGACCTGGGCGGCTTCGACGCCGTCGCGCTCCAGAGGTACCACTGGGTGGAGAAGATCGACCACGTCCACCACGCGGGCAACTCCTCCGGCATCGTGGACGGCGCCGCGCTCGTCGCGATCGGCTCCCGCGAGGCCGGCGAACGCCACGGCCTCACCCCGCGCGCGCGGATCGTCTCCGCCGCCGTCTCCGGCTCCGAGCCGACCATCATGCTCACCGGCCCCGCCCCCGCCAGCCGCAAGGCCCTGGCCAAGGCCGGTCTCACCATCGACGACATCGACCTGGTCGAGATCAACGAGGCGTTCGCCGCGGTCGTCCTGCGCTACGCGAAGGACATGGGCCTGAGCCTGGACAAGATCAACGTCAACGGCGGCGCCATCGCCTTCGGCCACCCGCTCGGCGCCACCGGCGCGATGATCCTCGGCACCCTCGTCGACGAACTGGAGCGCCAGGACAAGCGCTACGGCCTCGCCACGCTGTGCGTCGGCGGCGGCATGGGCATCGCCACCGTCCTCGAACGTATCTGA